Genomic segment of Cytobacillus suaedae:
CTAATTATTATGTGTTCTGCAATGGGACAGTCAAAAATGGTCGTTGAAGCCATTGAAGCTGGTGCCAAGGATTTTATTGTCAAACCCTTTGATGAGGGAAGGGTATTAGAGGCAATAAATAGAGTACTTACGTAAATAAACAAAACCATTTACGGGTTTCGTCGTAGATGGTTTTGTTTATTCCTGTTTTCCTTTACGATAATAGCGAATTGGAAATTGAAAGGGACTGATTCTATGGTAATTGCTTCATCAATTGTTGCAGTGTTCATGGCAACTCTTATGATGTTTGTCAGGATGCGAGCCGCAAAAAAACCTACAAATGTAAAAAAAATCATATTACCACCACTTTTTATGAGCACAGGGGCTCTTATGTTTGTCCATCCCATGTTTAGAGTTACTTCTCTTGAGCTAATTGAGGCACTGACTGTAGGGTTACTGTTTTCTATACTCTTAATAAAAACTTCCAACTTTGAGATAAAGGGAAATGATATTTATCTGAAAGCATCCAAAGCATTTATCTATATTCTAGTAGGGCTACTTGTTGTAAGGATTGTGTTGAAGTATCTATTAAGTGCAACCATTGATTTTGGTGAGTTGAGCGGAATGTTTTGGATTCTTGCATTTGGGATGATTGTTCCATGGAGATTAGCGATGCTCTATAAGTATAAAAAACTACAAACAAAAATGACGATTTTAAACCGTATTTAGTAGAAATAGAAACAGCGTCAGGGACCCATAATATGGACACCTGACGCTGTTTTAAAATAATTGCTGATAAGGACTCACATCAATCTGCATTTCACGTAATGTTTTTAATAAAAATTTATGATCACGTTTAGGAGTAGCAATAATATATCCTCTGACTACAAGATCTTGTGTTATAGCTTTTGCTTTTTCATCCAAAGCAAGCTTTCCAATCGTACCAGCAATTTTCTGACGTGCAACATCTCTAAATAGCTCAGGAACGGGTTTTACTAACTCCTCGAGTAAGGCTTTTTCCTCTTCCCTCCATAAGCTAATTGTTTCATTTAGGTAATGCTCCTCCCAGTCCAATTCAGATTTACCATCTTCCTTTGGGAGTCTTTTTAGGAATTTACGAAACATAAAAAATCCACCGATTGACATCATTGTTGGTAGGAATACAACCCAAAACAATATTAGCCATAAAAACCAGCCTTCTAACTTCACCATTTATTCACCTCAAAACCTTTAAAACATTCAAATCTCTGTTTACATTATAGCCGATGTTGTCCATTAGATAAAATAAATTATTTTTAAAATAGCGGATTTAGTGGACAAACACTGCATGTCTACTTTACATAGGATTTTTCTCCATATTCAGCTATTAGCCGCTATTTTCAAGCCTGAGAAAGGATTATGGAAATTTATCTTTAAATGATAACGCTTACACTAACTAATTGGCCGATATCCACATGACATGTTCAAAAAGCCTTGAATAACGATACCAATCTGCTACTATAAAGTCATTGTAAAAAAATGAAACTAAGGAGAGGTTAGATGTTAAAGCATAAAAAGGTTGCTTTTCTTGGTGCAGGATCAATGGCAGAAGCAATGATTGCTGGTATTGTAAATGCAAATAAAGTCCCATCTAAACAAATTATCGTTACGAACAATAGTAATCAAACTCGCTTAAAAGAGCTTGAAAATAAATATGGAATTACAGGATTGACTCGTGAACAGTTAAGTCTTAATGAAATGGACATTCTTATTTTAGCTATGAAGCCTAAGGATGCTGAAAAAGCCTTATTATCAATTAAAGATAAAATTACCCCCAATCAATTAGTTTTATCTGTACTAGCAGGGATTTCTACTTCTTTTATGGAGCAAAACTTAAAATCTGGTCAACAGGTGATA
This window contains:
- a CDS encoding DUF2621 family protein produces the protein MVKLEGWFLWLILFWVVFLPTMMSIGGFFMFRKFLKRLPKEDGKSELDWEEHYLNETISLWREEEKALLEELVKPVPELFRDVARQKIAGTIGKLALDEKAKAITQDLVVRGYIIATPKRDHKFLLKTLREMQIDVSPYQQLF
- a CDS encoding cytochrome c biogenesis protein CcdC, which translates into the protein MVIASSIVAVFMATLMMFVRMRAAKKPTNVKKIILPPLFMSTGALMFVHPMFRVTSLELIEALTVGLLFSILLIKTSNFEIKGNDIYLKASKAFIYILVGLLVVRIVLKYLLSATIDFGELSGMFWILAFGMIVPWRLAMLYKYKKLQTKMTILNRI